A genomic region of Colletotrichum destructivum chromosome 1, complete sequence contains the following coding sequences:
- a CDS encoding Putative arrestin-like domain-containing protein: protein MPTTMTDSERSRRTENWIPTSTRGGVYYCPRYLLDPPTPQQNRLPTPPIRARQVRPRSIHITSWPSGFVPHELRPQPERPAKRRRPSKAVSPTTTSLGKSSLKFSIKQFFSLSQKQVPSRSASCSSTLSRPTLSRPPSRATSLLNRLSTYREVDLVVPEEDTMALRSAAMAEALRPPLMSSTYNTPGQRSSLMSVRSAKSNVTSMVTEIPKPVAHGSGVSCSILMAEPNIFLTGFDHDGHRQHSQGGTALLRGKLQLKVTKNVKIKGVSLKLVGKARTEWPEGIPPLKVDLYEEESLRTQVLTFFNAVNDGWETEYGNQCVYMLKNSSSNSSSTNLPVSSSPRNSMSPSMLSVPHNRQQHGGLTAKELKRLSLQSNQSRSFGKGDNPSGNQAKGYKVFYPGVYEYTFELPIDHHQLETTKLQYGSVKWELQATVERAGAFKPNLHGSKEVAIVRVPDQLSLEMTEPISISRQWEDQLHYDIIISGKSFPIGTKIPIAFKLTPLAKVQVHKLKVFVTESVEYWTNDRRVTRKDPGRKILLLEKTAGKPLDAAYASSDVRVLNGGELTPRQRREARESAAMRRAADASRHGVMPQPLPEPVDNILGDLDLGLESYWGSTEIEMNVQLPTCETMAKSKELRLHPDCSWKNVNVYHWIKIVMRISRLDPEDPTGTKRRHFEISIDSPFTVLNCRATQANTSLPEYSGPDVGLNQSRHTSCGCPDAVTISGPAEGSPNNLSTGALTFLDGSDNLPAPPQAAHLPSPQPTTSGPGRASPPNSQTSMDPHADTHPRPIHLLRVPSYNPPAFDAETPPPPHAGHELPLQTPPPQYDIIVGTPSVDGMADYFARLADYGYDEAEEDSDSDEGPARISERGGRVNVAHPRTPGGRRAPSRSLDIRRPPLELRLESLPALRRNDVPSQIN, encoded by the exons ATGCCGACCACCATGACAGACTCGGAGCGATCTCGGCGTACGGAAAACTGGATTCCTACATCCACCCGAGGCGGCGTCTACTACTGCCCCAGATATCTTCTCGACCCTCCCACACCACAACAAAACCGCCtaccgacgccgcccatcCGCGCCCGCCAGGTCAGACCACGATCAATACACATCACCTCGTGGCCATCGGGCTTCGTACCCCACGAACTCAGGCCGCAGCCCGAACGCCCCGCcaagaggaggagaccgTCCAAGGCCGTCTCGCCGACCACAACATCGCTGGGGAAGTCGTCGCTGAAGTTCAGCATCAAGCAGTTCTTCTCCCTTTCCCAGAAGCAGGTCCCCAGCAGATCCGCGTCGTGCTCGTCCACCCTTTCGAGACCGACACTCTCGAGACCACCCAGCAGAGCCACAAGCCTCCTCAACAGACTCTCCACCTACCGCGAGGTGGACTTGGTGGTACCCGAGGAAGACACCATGGCCCTGCGAtcggccgccatggccgaggccctgCGGCCGCCCCTGATGAGCTCTACATACAACACACCCGGCCAGCGTAGCAGCTTGATGTCGGTACGGAGCGCCAAGAGCAACGTGACGTCCATGGTCACCGAGATCCCCAAGCCCGTGGCgcacggcagcggcgtcagCTGTTCGATCCTCATGGCCGAGCCCAACATCTTCCTGACGGGCTTCGACCACGACGGGCACCGACAGCACTCGCAAGGCGGCACGGCGCTGCTGCGCGGCAAGCTGCAGTTGAAGGTCACCAAGAACGTCAAGATCAAGGGTGTCAGCCTGAAGCTGGTCGGCAAGGCGCGCACGGAATGGCCCGAGGGGATCCCTCCGCTGAAGGTCGACCTGTACGAGGAGGAATCGTTGCGGACGCAGGTCCtgaccttcttcaacgccgtcaacgacggATGGGAAACCGAGTACGGCAACCAGTGCGTCTACATGCTGAAGAACAGCTCTTCcaactcgtcgtcgacgaactTGCCCGTGTCCAGCTCGCCCCGCAACTccatgtcgccgtcgatgctGTCGGTACCGCACAACAGGCAACAACATGGCGGCCTCACGGCCAAGGAGCTGAAGCGTCTGTCTCTGCAGTCGAACCAATCGCGTAGCTTCGGCAAGGGTGACAACCCCAGCGGCAATCAGGCCAAGGGCTACAAGGTGTTCTACCCTGGCGTTTACGAGTACACCTTTGAGCTGCCCAtcgaccaccaccagctGGAGACGACCAAGCTGCAGTATGGATCCGTCAAGTGGGAGCTGCAAGCGACGGTCGAGCGCGCCGGTGCTTTCAAGCCCAACCTGCACGGGTCCAAGGAGGTGGCCATCGTGCGCGTCCCGGATCAGCTTTCACTAGAGATGACGGAGCCCATCTCCATCAGCCGACAGTGGGAGGACCAGCTACACTACGATATCATCATCTCGGGGAAATCGTTCCCCATCGGCACCAAAATCCCCATCGCCTTCAAGCTGACGCCGCTTGCCAAGGTCCAGGTCCACAAGCTCAAGGTCTTCGTCACGGAGTCGGTCGAGTACTGGACCAACGACCGTAGAGTGACGCGCAAGGACCCGGGCCGAAAGATCCTCCTGctcgagaagacggccgggAAGCCCTTGGACGCTGCCTACGCCTCGTCGGACGTCCGCGTGCTCAACGGTGGCGAGCTGACGCCGCGCCAGCGCCGGGAGGCCCGCGAGTCCGCGGCTatgcgccgcgccgccgacgcctcccGCCATGGCGTGATGCCGCAGCCTCTGCCCGAGCCGGTCGACAATATTCTGGGCGACTTGGACCTCGGTCTAGAGAGCTACTGGGGCTCGACCGAGATCGAGATGAATGTGCAGCTGCCCACCTGCGAGACCATGGCCAAGAGCAAGGAGTTGCGCTTGCATCCCGATTGCAGTTGGAAGAACGTCAACGTGTACCACTGGATCAAG ATTGTCATGAGAATCTCCCGTCTTGATCCTGAGGATCCTACCGGTACCAAGCGCCGTCACTTCGAGATCAGCATCGACTCGCCGTTTACGGTCCTCAACTGCCGCGCCACGCAAGCCAATACGTCGTTGCCCGAGTACTCGGGTCCCGACGTGGGCTTAAACCAGAGCCGCCATACGTCCTGCGGATGCCCGGATGCGGTGACCATCTCTGGACCCGCCGAAGGGTCGCCAAACAACTTGTCGACCGGTGCCCTCACATTTCTGGACGGATCCGATAACCTTCCCGCTCCGCCCCAAGCGGCACACCTTCCGTCTCCGCAGCCGACCACGAGCGGCCCCGGCCGTGCCTCGCCGCCGAATTCCCAAACCTCCATGGACCCGCACGCCGATACTCACCCGCGCCCGATCCATCTCCTACGCGTGCCGTCATACAACCCTCCGGCCTTCGATgccgagacgccgccgccgccgcatgCCGGGCACGAGCTCCCCTTgcagacgccgccgccacagTACGACATAATCGTGGGCACCCCCAGCGTGGACGGGATGGCCGACTACTTTGCGCGGCTCGCAGATTATGGctacgacgaggccgaggaggactcggactcggacgagggCCCGGCGCGTATCTCGGAGCGGGGTGGCCGCGTCAACGTTGCGCATCCCCGCACTCCGGGTGGCAGACGCGCGCCCAGCCGGAGTCTGGACATCCGCCGGCCACCTTTGGAGCTGCGGTTGGAGTCGCTGCCAGCGCTCAGGAGGAATGATGTGCCATCACAAATCAACTGA